Proteins encoded together in one Impatiens glandulifera chromosome 1, dImpGla2.1, whole genome shotgun sequence window:
- the LOC124911440 gene encoding uncharacterized protein LOC124911440 yields MGFKPAEFNGSTDPMVAEEWIQSLETIFEFMQISNGDRVRCTTFMFRDDARIWWQGAKNKLAREFLEIRQGDASVTDYVKKFERGRYFAPMILGSATMELNHFMEGFNATIKRDVCLSEATTMRETIEKVLMSKKDSADIVKESTAKRNNYAGRDSQRPNFKRPVQQPFNQYAPQQQTRNSFQGQNYQGSQPQQNQQRRIQPAKPAVSAKAPTMSKPTCTQCGRSHQGECLYGTNFCFNCKKQEDLSRDCP; encoded by the exons ATGGGCTTCAAACCGGCTGAGTTCAATGGAAGCACTGATCCCATGGTTGCTGAGGAATGGATTCAGTCCCTAGAAACAATCTTTGAGTTCATGCAAATCAGTAATGGGGATAGGGTGCGGTGCACAACTTTTATGTTTAGGGACGATGCTCGTATATGGTGGCAAGGAGCAAA AAACAAGTTGGCCCGTGAGTTTCTAGAAATCAGACAAGGTGACGCTAGCGTGACTGactatgtgaagaagtttgagAGGGGACGATATTTTGCTCCCATGATCCTTGGGAGTGCGACCATGGAACTTAATCATTTTATGGAGGGGTTTAATGCTACTATCAAGAGGGACGTGTGCCTTAGTGAAGCGACCACTATGAGAGAAACTATTGAGAAGGTTCTGATGTCAAAAAAGGATAGTGCTGACATTGTAAAGGAGTCCACGGCCAAGAGGAACAACTATGCTGGAAGAGATTCGCAAAGACCCAACTTCAAAAGGCCTGTTCAACAACCTTTTAATCAATATGCACCCCAACAGCAGACAAGGAACTCATTCCAGGGTCAAAACTATCAAGGTTCACAACCGCAACAAAATCAACAAAGAAGGATTCAGCCTGCTAAGCCAGCAGTGTCGGCCAAGGCTCCAACTATGTCAAAACCAACCTGTACTCAATGTGGTCGGTCTCACCAAGGTGAATGTTTGTATGGGACCAACTTCTGTTTCAACTGCAAGAAACAAGAAGATCTTTCACGCGACTGTCCATAG
- the LOC124915799 gene encoding photosystem II reaction center W protein, chloroplastic-like — MASSFTASAPNSSITILHKRSPLLQPFAVLGLPAMSKTKGKMIIKCEMEMEDGNKGSSAKTKGVALLAAASAAALSSPAIALVDERMSTEGIGLPFGLSNNLLGWILLGVFGLIWTLYTVYTGTLDEDDDSGLSL, encoded by the exons aTGGCATCATCCTTCACCGCATCCGCTCCCAATTCATCCATCACTATTCTCCACAAAAGATCACCACTTCTTCAACCTTTCGCCGTGTTGG GATTGCCAGCAATGTCTAAGACAAAGGGGAAGATGATCATCAAGTGTGAGATGGAAATGGAAGATGGGAACAAGGGTTCAAGTGCAAAAACCAAGGGTGTGGCTTTGCTGGCGGCGGCGAGTGCGGCGGCGCTGTCGAGCCCGGCCATAGCTCTGGTGGACGAAAGGATGAGCACGGAAGGGATTGGACTTCCGTTTGGACTGAGCAATAATTTGTTGGGTTGGATTCTTTTGGGtgtttttggtttgatttggacATTGTATACTGTTTATACAGGAACAttggatgaagatgatgattctGGATTGTCTCTCTag
- the LOC124915791 gene encoding bet1-like SNARE 1-1, producing the protein MNSRREYRGGRAALFDGIEEGGIRASPIYSHEIDEQDNNRAIDGLQDRVLMLKRLTGDVHEEVESHNRMLDRMGNDMDSSRGILSGTMDKFKMVFEKKSSRNMFTLVAAFVVIFLVVYYFTR; encoded by the exons ATGAACTCGAGAAG GGAATACCGTGGTGGAAGAGCTGCCCTTTTCGATGGAATTGAAGAGGGTGGTATCAGGGCTTCACCTATTTACTCTCATGAAATTGATGAACAGGATAATAACAGAGCAATTGATGGTTTGCAAGATAGAGTGCTCATGTTAAAGAGA CTGACAGGAGATGTACACGAGGAAGTCGAAAGCCATAACAGAATGTTGGATCGAATG GGAAATGATATGGATTCGTCAAGGGGTATACTTTCAGGAACCATGGATAAATTCAAGATG GTATTTGAGAAGAAATCAAGCCGGAATATGTTCACACTTGTTGCCGCGTTTGTAGTAATCTTTCTGGTTGTGTATTATTTTACaaggtga
- the LOC124911451 gene encoding uncharacterized protein LOC124911451, whose amino-acid sequence MVAEEWTQSLETIFEFMQISNGDRVRCTTFMFRDDARIWWQGAKFVVDLATISWEEFKNTFYGKYFTLSTRNKLAREFLEIRQGDASVADYVKKFERGRYFAPMILGSAAMELNHFMKGLNATIRRDVRLSGATTMRETIEKALMAEKDSADIVKEFQAKRNNYAGRDSQGPNFKRPVQQSFNQYAPQQQTMNLFQGQNYQGPQHQQNQQRRIQPAKPAVSAKAPKKAIVPGRVFVMNQEEAYHNSTIITGNLLIANTLAHTLIDTGATHSFVSANFVQKSGLRPDKTKTVYSISLPSGTSLNTNKYVKACKAYIQKHKMLVNLVVVEMVGFDIILGMEWLTRHEAHIDCKKKTVSLIDQDGRTFQFRATHPPNPSFKIQQPLTSGVPIVLSTSYSMLGVQLPRLEDIKVVRDFPDVFPEDINGLPPLREVEFGITLKEGIHPISKAPYRLAPTKLKEMKDQLED is encoded by the exons ATGGTTGCTGAGGAATGGACCCAATCCCTAGAAACAATCTTTGAGTTCATGCAAATTAGTAATGGGGATAGGGTGCGGTGCACAACTTTTATGTTTAGGGACGATGCTCGTATATGGTGGCAAGGAGCAAAGTTTGTTGTAGACCTTGCTACTATATCCTGGGAAGAATTCAAGAACACCTTTTATGGTAAATATTTTACCCTTAGCACCAGGAACAAGTTGGCCCGTGAGTTTCTGGAAATCAGACAAGGTGACGCTAGTGTGGCTGACTATGTGAAAAAGTTTGAGAGGGGACGATATTTTGCTCCCATGATCCTTGGGAGTGCGGCCATGGAACTCAAtcattttatgaaggggcttaATGCTACTATCAGGAGGGACGTGCGCCTTAGTGGAGCGACCACTATGAGAGAAACTATTGAGAAGGCGCTGATGGCAGAAAAGGATAGCGCTGACATTGTAAAGGAGTTCCAAGCCAAGAGGAACAACTATGCTGGAAGAGATTCGCAAGGACCCAACTTCAAAAGGCCTGTTCAACAATCTTTTAATCAATATGCACCCCAACAGCAGACAATGAACTTATTTCAGGGTCAAAATTATCAAGGGCCACAACatcaacaaaatcaacaaaGGAGAATTCAACCTGCTAAGCCAGCAGTGTCGGCCAAGGCTCCA AAAAAGGCCATTGTTCCGGGTAGAGTGTTTGTAATGAATCAAGAAGAAGCATACCATAATTCCACCATCATTACGGGTAATCTTCTAATTGCCAACACCTTAGCTCATACTTTAATTGATACTGGTGCAACACACTCTTTTGTTTCTGCCAACTTTGTTCAAAAATCTGGTTTGAGACCCGATAAAACTAAGACTGTGTATAGTATTTCCCTACCATCAGGAACAAGTTTGAACACTAATAAGTATGTTAAGGCCTGTAAGGCATATATCCAAAAGCACAAGATGCTAGTAAATCTTGTGGTAGTAGAAATGGTTGGTTTTGATATCATTTTAGGAATGGAGTGGCTAACTCGTCATGAGGCTCACATCGACTGTAAGAAAAAGACAGTATCTTTAATTGATCAAGATGGGAGAACATTCCAGTTCAGAGCAACACATCCACCCAATCCTTCCTTTAAAATTCAACAGCCGCTTACATCAGGGGTTCCAATAGTGTTGTCTACTTCTTATTCTATGCTAGGAGTTCAGCTACCTAGACTTGAGGACATCAAAGTTGTAAGAGACTTTCCTGATGTGTTTCCTGAAGACATCAATGGTCTACCACCACTAAGAGAGGTAGAGTTTGGCATCACGTTGAAAGAGGGAATACATCCAATTTCTAAGGCACCTTATAGGTTAGCACCCACGAAGTTGAAGGAGATGAAAGATCAACTAGAAGACTAA